DNA from Roseimicrobium sp. ORNL1:
GAAGGCTTTTCTCAGCGGCTTGGGCTTGTCGAGTTTGTCCATCTTCGCGAGCTGCTTCTCGCGGCTCTGTGCCTGCGCGGCCTTGGAGGCGACGGAGCGGAATTTGTCGATGAAGTCCTGAATTTGCTCGATCTCGCGCTGCTGGTTCTTGTACGCCATCATCGCGCGTTCGTGATTCTCTTCGCGCTGCTTGAGGTACTCCGAGTAGTTCCCGCTGTAGGCGGTGAGCTGGCCGTCATCCACCTCGTATACCTGCTCGATGAGCTCGTCCATGAAGTCACGGTCGTGCGAAATGAGGAGCAGCGCGCCGGGGTAGTGCTTCAGGTAGTTGCGGAACCACATGAGGGACATGAGGTCCAGGTGGTTCGTCGGTTCGTCCAGCAGCAGCAGGTCAGGCTCGATGACGAGAAGCTGTGCCAGGTGCGCACGCATGATCCAGCCACCGCTGAACTCACGCGCGGGCTGGTTGAGGTGCTCCGGTTTGAAGCCGAATCCCGCGAGAATCTTCTTCGCCTTCGCCTCGGCCTTGGGGTCCTGCAGGGCATCGTGTTTCGCATGCGCTTCGAGGTACTCCGGAGCGGAGACGTCACTGCGTGATTCGTAGTCCTTCAGGATGGCCTCCAGCCGTTCCATTTCGCCCGCCTTGCCGACGGCGATGTCGAGGATGGTTTCGTTGCCCGTAGGCTCGGCTTCCTGACGCAGGTGGCCCAGGGTCGTCCATTCATCGCGCTGAATCTCGCCCGAATCCGCCGTGTCCTGCTTGAGGATGAGGGAGAAAAGTGTCGACTTGCCGGCGCCATTCGGCCCCACCAAGGCGGCCTTTTCCGCATAGTTGATGGTCATGGCCGCATCCTTGAAGAGGACGCGGTTGGCGAAGGACTTGGTGACTTTGTGCAGCGTGAGCATGTGACCCGTTTCTACTGCGGTCAAAGGAGACGCAGTGCAAGGGGAATGCGGTCAAAACCGCCGCTGGATTCGGAGCAGCCACTGGCCTGGGCGGATGTCACTGCTCATGTGGAGGTGGGAGCGATGATGCCCGGGGTGTCGTAGGCACGGTGATCCATGCTCAGGGCTCGGTCGTGCTGACTGGTTTCATCGTGCCCGACCCCCGATGGGGTTCCTTCTCCTTCTCCTTCTCGGCTTTTCTCCGCTCATTTTGCAATGACGGAGAAGCGCCCGGTCTTTGTCACTCGGACAAAGAACCGCTTGAAAAGACATGGCACACCCTGAAGGAGGCTGGACCTCGGGCGTAGGCGTCGCGGGAGACCTGGCCCGATACGTCGCTTGGGGTCCCGTTGGCCCTGAAAGAGTGGGGCATATCGGAAGGCGTGTCTGCGGGCCCGGCGGAGGAATTCTCCAGTTCGCGGACGCATTCCTCGGCAGCGGCGATTTGCTGCAGAAACGCCTGCTCCTGAATGGCCCAACTTTCCGTGTGAAAATGGCCTGCCGTTCGGTGAGCCTCAAGAATGCGGTGTAAAAAATGAACCCTCCACCTGGCGTGGCCCAGCTCAGTGCACTCGTCGGCATTCATGAGATTAAGAGCGTTGGGAAAATATTCGCAGCGATTGCAGTGAAACGCAAGCGCGAGATAAATAATTATTCGCTTCCGGGAGGCTTTACCCAGGATTGAGGAGCCCCTGCGCGGGATGTGCAGGCCGTTTGTGGGGTGTTTTCTTACCCCGCATTCTTTGCGTGTGCGCAGTTAAGCCGCATGTCGGCGCGAGTCCCGCCACGTGCTTAGTCATGATGAAGGTCGACTTAGGATTGATCATTTTGGAGTCATTCGGCAGACTTTCTTTATGCCCCTAAAAATCGCTGCAATGCGTCGTGCCGTGCAAGCCGTGCACGGATGCGAAGCGGAGCATTTGCAGAGTACCCTCGTACAAGAGGTTCAGGAGGGACACACGCTGTGGTCCGGGCAGGTGGAGATCTTCCGCTTGAGTGGGCACCATGCTGCCGACCGCGCCTATGTATGGGCCCAGTGGGAGGAAGGCGAAGAACGGTACATCTCTGTGCTGAATCTTCCCCCCATCTCCTCCGCACGCGAGGCCGTGCTGACAACGCTCGTCAGGACGGTGTAAGCAGGCGGTGCCTCCGCTCCGGCTGATCTATTTTGGGGGCGCTAAAAAGGGGCCGCCTGGCTATATGAGTCTCCCGCTGGCGCTCGCAGTGTGACTTGATGCGTGCGAAATGCGAACTTGGACTTTGGTGAGGGTGCGCCTGTAACGAAGCTCACCACGGTAGGTGGCAAGAGGTTTGCGGGCAACGCTGCGGACAAATTCGAGACGGCTGAGCCTTTCAAGTTCATGCCGGCGGACGCGAATTTGAGGCGGTGCGAGGGGGTGCCAAACGTCACCATTTCCGCTTGGTGATCTGGCGGGGTTCGGCCATGTTATTTGCCCTTCCAGTCCAGTTCAGTCCATGCAGTACATTTCCACACGCGGCCTCACGCACCCCCACACCTTTTCCCAAGCTGTAGAAGCCGGTCTCGCTCCGGATGGCGGTCTTTTCCTGCCGGATACGTGGCCGGACATCAGCGGCAAGCTCGCCGGATGGGAGAAGCTGGGCTACGCGGAACTGGCGGCGGAATTTTTCACGCTCTTCGCGCCGGACATCCCGCGTGAGGAGTGGCACTCGCTGACGCAGAGGGCATATGAGCGCTTCGACTCGCCTGATGTGGCGCCGCTGCGGAAGCTGGATGAGAAGACGTATGTGCTGGAGCTCTTCCACGGGCCCACACTGGCCTTCAAGGACTTCGCCCTGCAACTCCTCGGCCTGCTGTACAAGCGCCAGGTGGAGCACACCGGCAAGCGGCTCGCCGTGCTGGGTGCCACCTCCGGAGACACGGGCTCCGCGGCCATCCACGGCTGCATGGGGCAGGACGGGATTTCCATTTTCATCCTGTATCCGAATGGCCGTGTGGCTCCGCTTCAGGAACGCCAGATGGCGTGTACGGGTGCGGCGAATGTTTTTGCCATCCCGGTGCCGGGTACGTTCGATGATGCTCAGCGCGTGGTGAAGGAGACGTTCGGTGATACCGCGTTTGCCGCGACGCATCACCTCTCCGCGGTGAATTCCATCAACATCGCCCGCGTACTCGCCCAGTGCGTGTACTACATCTGGGCATGGTTGCGTCTGCCGGCGGAGGCGAGGGGGGGCGTGGAGTTTGTGGTGCCCACGGGGAACTTCGGCAATGTGCTCGCCGGCTGGATGGCGCAGCGCATGGGCTTGCCCGCCGGAACTTTCCGCGTGGCGACGAACCAGAATGACATCCTGTACCGCTTCTTCACCTCAGGTGAGTACCGCCAGGGGGACGTGCATCCCAGCTACGCGCCCAGCATGGACATCCAGGCGGCGTCGAACTTCGAGCGCTTCCTCTACTTCCTGCTTGGCGAAGATGCCGCGAAGGTGCGCGAGACCATGGAGCAGATGCGTAGCGGTGATCCCGTGACCATTCCTGCCGGTCACTCCGCCATGAAGGCCTCCCGCATGACGGACGCAGAAATCCGCGAGACCATTGGTCGCGTGCATGCCACCTATCGTTATGTGGTGGACCCGCACACTGCGTGTGGATTCACCGATCTGGCGACGGACCGCGTGAGCGTGGTGCTGGCCACGGCCCATCCCGCCAAGTTCCCGGAGGTGGTGCAGTCCGCCACCGGCACGGAGCCCACGCATCCCACGCTTGAGGCATTGAAGAGCAAGCCGCTGGAGACGCATCCTCTGGACGCGACTCCGGAAGCGGTGAAGGCCTTCATTGCGACGCAAAAGCGGGCGTGAGTGGCGGCGCGCATCTGTCAGAATGCGAAGATACGCAGGGGGTTGTTCCTCAAGCGTGTAGGTATGGCGTGTGCTGCGATGGCACGTTCATGACAACCTGTGATAGTCACATTCTCCAAATGTGATGCAAAAATGCTCCTGAGTCCGCGTATTGTGCCTCCCGTTTTTTCATGAAGCTCACCCTAGTTTCGCTCGCCGTCCTCATCACCAGCGCCTTCACGGCGACGGTCTACTCCGCAGAAGCCAAACCTCTCCGCGCGCTGCTCGTGTGCGGTGGCTGCTGCCATGACTATGCCAAGCAGCATGTCATCCTGAAGGATGGTATCCAGGCCCGGGCGAATGTGCAGGTGAGCGTGATCCACGCGGAGGACCGCGGCACAGCTCCATACTTCCCCATCTACGAGAACAAGGACTGGTCCAAGGGCTATGACATCATCATCCACGATGAGTGCGCGGCCAGCATGAAGGAGCCGCAGTATGTGCAGAACATCCTGGATGCCCACCGCAACGGCCTGCCCGCGGTGAACCTGCACTGCGCCATGCATTCCTATCGTATCGGGAAGAATGACTGGTTCGAGTACATCGGCCTGCAATCAGCGAGCCATGGCCCGCAGGAGCCGATTGAGCTCAAGTTTGTGGATACGGAGCATCCCATCACGAAGCCGCTCAAGGACTGGACCACCATCAAGGAGGAGTTGTACAACAATGTGAACGTCTTCGGCGCGCATCCGCTGGCCATGGGCAAGCAGCGCATCAAGCAGAAGGACGGCAGCATTAAGGACGTGGACTACATCGTCGCCTGGACGAATGAATATGGTGACAAGAAGACGAAGGTCTTCAGCACCACCATCGGCCACAACAACGACACGGTGGCGGATGCCCGCTACCTCGACCTCGTGACTCGCGGTCTGCTCTGGGCTGCCGGCAAGCTTAATGACGACTATCTCAAGCCCTATAAGGGTGAGGCGGGAACGTTTGTGAATCTTCCCAAGCCCGACGCACCTGTTGCCACCGCTCCCGCTCCTGTGGCGCAACCCGGCGCGATTGCGAAGGACGCGACTCCCGTGAAGCTCACCGCTTCCAGCGAGGAATCCGGCAAGGGCAACTTCACCTGGCGCGCGGTGGATGGCGACAAGAACACCCGCTGGTGCGCGGGCAGTGGCGGCTTCCCGCAGTGGCTGCAGCTTGAGTTTGAAAAGCCCCAGCAACTGACCGGTGCGAGCATCGTGTGGGAGGGCGGCAACAACGCGTACAAGCACGTGATTGAAGGCTCGGCCGATGGGAAGACGTGGACTGTCCTGGCTGATGCAAAGGAAAACCAGAAGGGTGGCGACAGCGCGCACACCTTCACGGGCAAGGACATCAAGTTTGTGCGCATCAACGTGCTCGGCACGTCGCAAGGTGGCTGGGCCAGCATCCGTGAAGTCTCGCTGAAGGGCGAGGGTATCAAGTCTCTCGGTGCCAAGGTGGATGCCAAGCAGGTGGCCGCAGCGAAGAAGGAAGAGGCGAAGGCCGCTGATCCATTCGCGAAGGAAGGGAACGTCGCGCCGAAGATCGTGAAGCTTACTCCGGCTCAAGAAGCGGAGATCCTGAAGGATGTGAAGGTGCCGGATGGCTTCGATGTCACCCTCTTCGCCCCTCCGCAGTCGGCGAACTATCCGGTATTCATCGCCGCCGCGCCGAATGGTGACCTGTATGTCTCCAGCGATGGCAATGGCTCCCTGGGCCGCAACCCGGGTCGTGGCCGCATCCTGCGTCTGCGCGACAAGGATGGCGATGGTCGTGCTGATGAAGTGACGGAGTTTGTGAAGGATCTCGATGCGCCTCGCGGCCTCGTGTGGGACAACGATCGCCTCTACGTGATCCATCCCCCGGACATGAGTGTCTTCATCGACAAGGATGGCGACGGTGTGGCGGAAGAACGCAAGACGCTGGTGAAGGGCATTGCGTTTGGTTATGCGGATCGCCCCGCGGACCACACCACGAATGGTCTGAGCCTTGGCATTGATGGCTGGCTGTACATCGCCGGTGGGGACTTCGGTTTCATGGATGCGGAAGGCACCGATGGTACGCGCCTGCAGCATCGTGGTGGTGGTGTGATTCGTGTGCGTCCGGATGGCTCCGGTCTCTCGCTGTATGCCACCGGCACGCGCAATATT
Protein-coding regions in this window:
- a CDS encoding ABC-F family ATP-binding cassette domain-containing protein — translated: MLTLHKVTKSFANRVLFKDAAMTINYAEKAALVGPNGAGKSTLFSLILKQDTADSGEIQRDEWTTLGHLRQEAEPTGNETILDIAVGKAGEMERLEAILKDYESRSDVSAPEYLEAHAKHDALQDPKAEAKAKKILAGFGFKPEHLNQPAREFSGGWIMRAHLAQLLVIEPDLLLLDEPTNHLDLMSLMWFRNYLKHYPGALLLISHDRDFMDELIEQVYEVDDGQLTAYSGNYSEYLKQREENHERAMMAYKNQQREIEQIQDFIDKFRSVASKAAQAQSREKQLAKMDKLDKPKPLRKAFRFNFPQPARSGQRVIGLTGIHQAYGEKKVYENLDLDVERGERTALVGPNGAGKSTLLKILAGIIPFQKGERRLGTNTKLGYFSQHRADTLDPEKTILEEVRDASPELRDDDIRSILGSFLFKREDVFKKTKVLSGGEKSRVNLVKFLVDPPNILLMDEPTTHLDIWSIEGLILALQRFEGTLVFISHDVHFIRSIATKVLHINNGKVMPYAGGYDYYLEKAGVAEEDARAAVIASL
- the thrC gene encoding threonine synthase, with protein sequence MQYISTRGLTHPHTFSQAVEAGLAPDGGLFLPDTWPDISGKLAGWEKLGYAELAAEFFTLFAPDIPREEWHSLTQRAYERFDSPDVAPLRKLDEKTYVLELFHGPTLAFKDFALQLLGLLYKRQVEHTGKRLAVLGATSGDTGSAAIHGCMGQDGISIFILYPNGRVAPLQERQMACTGAANVFAIPVPGTFDDAQRVVKETFGDTAFAATHHLSAVNSINIARVLAQCVYYIWAWLRLPAEARGGVEFVVPTGNFGNVLAGWMAQRMGLPAGTFRVATNQNDILYRFFTSGEYRQGDVHPSYAPSMDIQAASNFERFLYFLLGEDAAKVRETMEQMRSGDPVTIPAGHSAMKASRMTDAEIRETIGRVHATYRYVVDPHTACGFTDLATDRVSVVLATAHPAKFPEVVQSATGTEPTHPTLEALKSKPLETHPLDATPEAVKAFIATQKRA